The DNA sequence GTTCATGTGGGATTTCAACATCTCCATCTTATGGAAGGTTTGTGAAGCGTACGTACAAGCATGCCATCTAAGGCCACACCACATTAACGGTGAGCCTCTCAAAGGCAATGCCCAAGGGTGAAATCCAGGGTCAGAGTGGATACTGCAATAACTATGCATGAAGTTCTTCTATTTGCCCGCACATTTATCCCCATGGAATCAACATGAAATGCATCCAATGCGTGAGAAATACTATTGAACTGATTTCACCATCAGGGTTCTCTTTCCTCGCTCGGTTTTCAGTTATCAAATCCTTCGGTTTcatgattttagttttaacTGGTTGTTCCTATAGATCTATCCTTATGGTCCATAAAATGTTAAGAGCACCTATCGGAACAATAGCTGATAAGAGagtacataaaaattaaagggcAGTATCCCCACAATTCAATGTCTTATAGTGAACCGACAGTGCAAAATAACCCCTCCAATagggggggaaaaaaaaagacaagggATGTAtagcatataaaatataatagaagcCACATGGACATGGACATTGGTGGCATTTGGTACTCGAAATTTCACATCACTGCAACACCCCAATAAAGCAGCGAGTTCATGAGTTGCACTCAAAAACTTTTAGAGGTGCGCAATTTCAGGATTCAAAAAGCAATGAAAAATCCAATATTGTGAGCAGCGCATGAAAAGAGCTGCTTTCGGTACCACTACTCTTTTTTAGCTTTTTACTTGTCATTGCACTGCTCAACCTTTTCCGGATCTCTTCCACTCACTCTCATTCAGGTGTTTGGTGTTTGCAAAAAGTTGCCCCAACCCcttttccttaattttcaCAAACGTGTGGCTAAAGTCATGCTATCTCTAACCTGTAATTTTCTAACATTCATTAAACTTAACATATTCttgtttctcattttcttgggATTTCCCAAagctctgtgtgtgtgtgtgtaggcgCAATTGCATGGAATCATGATTTGATATGATGGTCCACCAATCAAAACATATGTGATAATACAATCCTAATTTGGAGTGTGATAGGGCAGTGAAGAGAGACCCAATTATTCGTGGAGCAGGAGCAACATGGCCTAGCTACTCTCATCTTTCAATTTGCACAACCAATTGAAAACGACTCACTTCTCTCTTTAAGTATTTGTTTGAATCCggttgacatatatatatatatatatatatatatattgctaaatgcttttttaatcccataaaataagggtaaatttgtTTGGTATCATAACTATGATAGATATCgcttttagttccataaaactcataatcacgCATTTTTAATTCCAAAAAGTCATGTGCGTTGtgattttgaaactaaaaaggCGTGGTTCGGGATTAAAAAGACGTTGTGATTTGGAACTAAAAAAAGTtccaaaatcacatttttttaaactaaaaaggcgtgattttgagttttatagaACTAAGAGCGTTATCTGTCATAGTTGtgataccaaaaaaaattctactcTTATTCtatgagactaaaaaaatattttgccccatatatataatattgttaaagttttgaagtatttaataagtctataaaaatattagtactggtaatttaataatcaacataaataaaactgaaaaagtttgttaaagtttcaaaaagtacagaaaattctttcttatttGTTAGGAGCTCACAAGCTCTTAACATCTTAATTTCGAATCTTATAAACccatttgagaaaaaaaagaaaaaaatatcaatcacGTTACACATTTCTTAAAAGatgtgttaaaaaatttataatggtACTAGAAAAAATGTTCAATCATGAAATGTTTGAAGAGAAAATGATGCATGAAGCAGTGTAAGAATTGGTAATGATATTGGTGAGTATCGGGTAATTGAGGTGGCAACCACAAGATTTGGGAAGATTAATGTTGCCTGAAATTCCATCCACAGCAAGTGAGTGATGATCTGAAATGAGATCCGTTTTTGCAGAACGAAAATGGCAGCAAACCCATAATAATGTTGTTGGTTCCTTCCTTCATCAATAATTGGAAATATGTCTATTGCCATATCTCAATCAATTTTAACGTATGTGGGAAAAGGCCCCCCTTATTACTGATGAGTACTTGTTTCACAAAGTTTTTGTACGTCCACTGCGGATTCATGTGTCTTGTCCCTTGCTTTCTACAACCAGTTTAGCTGGATTGAAATTCCaccaattttaaataaatcttattacaattattattatgtagtTTAAGAAGAacgattaattatatactagatgtaattatacttattaatcTTGGATGAGGTCTTTGGTGACCTAGAGCTGATTTGGCGATGACATGGTGGTGATTCAGAGTTCAGGTTTATCTCGAgcagatttaataaaatcggcTTGCACACAAATCATTAGGCTAGCTAAGGATCACCTCAgctaaaatcttttaaaatttaaatcagtTCAGAGTTTAAGGTAATAGGGGTCACATAATGCGATCTTACAGTAATAAATGCATAACTGTAGAATGAACCCATTATGtattaatagatatatatgtgaCAAAATCTATCCAGGTCCATGTATCAATAGAGTAGTCGTGGAATGGGTACTAAATCAACCAAGTTTGCTGTAAAGCAATTCAGCcagaaattacttttttttctaataccAACTCTTATTCTTttgtaaaaaggaaaaacaaatggAATTGTTTCAATTTCAATCACTGCACCAACCCAAAGCATTCTCAAAGATAATACCTGCTCTtagaaatatttacaaattactTATCAATGAAACAACtcgtattaaaaaaaaaaaaaacctacaatcatataattgaatgtaattcatttttaccaaaatgagtctataaatattaaatgttcaGTAAAGgaaccaaatatataaaaaggaaaatctaaaataaatgttaCATTTGAATTGGCAATTGACTTTAGGCCCCATGCTAGAACTACAGGTTGCACCTAAACCCTAATCAAAATACTAAAGACAAGCTTTATTTCAACACAAACACATCATATCATATGATCATGGacttaaatttacattaaaagaCACCtgcacaataattatatatctattagACATCACATGTCATATCATATCATACATTCTCCATCtccatttattttagtttcataacttaaatagaaaaagcGGAAAacactaaaataataataataaaaaataatagagcaaagtaaaataaagacaaaaagCTGAGAGACCCCTCCATCAATCCTACCCCACCATCAAATAATACTGTGTGGGCTTTCTCCACTctctattttcctttttttttttttgggttttaatatttatacatttatacttttgaaattttattttaatacaaaaaaagtaaaaagaaacttaaaatCTTGCATTCTCAAAGCCATGTAAGTCGCTGACTCTATTCAAGGACTTTCTCATGATGGCTACTTTAGCCAGCCGCTCAGCCGCCCTCCATGCCGATGTTGGCGTGAGTGGCTCGGCTTTCTCGTCCGGAAAGGCTGTTTCTCTTTCGTGGTTGTACCTCCTCCTCGGTGGAAACTGCGCATCCTGCCTCTTCCAATTCAACTCCGCCAGCTCGGCTTCCAGTCCCCGCACAAACTCCTCCCCGCAACCCGAACCCGATTGTAGAACGAGAGCCCGGGCTGAGGCCAACATGTGGTGAGCGCCGGCTGCGTCGTTCCTTTCGGCCAGTCTCCTGCTCTCGGCGACGGCGCGTGTTGTTACGAAGAGGCATCTGAGGCGTTGAATGTCCCTAGTGGAGGAGCCGACGGCGCGTGGCCGGGGAATCAAGAGGGGGCGTTCCTTGTCGTATATGGTTTCTTGAGTTGACGGGTCTTTGTAGGAGCAACGAACGGACAGATGCCGATGGGCCCCTCCCAATGATGATGGGACCTTCAACTCTATCAACAATTCTCTCTCCTCTTCCGAGTAGAAGTCCCCGACCCGGCACCAGCTTGACCCGGACCCAACAAATGATGGTTTACCCGTGTATGAGTACACGGCCGAGATCTCCGCCGGAGCCGACCCGGTTACGAAACCCAGCTGAACTTTCAGATCTTGCATTACCACGCTGAATAAACCAGTAATGCATTTTGCGAAAGTGTCGTCGGGCGGCGCGTTCAGGCACGCACTTAAGTTGACGGAATGCACAGGGATTTCCAAGTGGGAGAAGCGTGAGGAAGTGACGCGAGGGCCACTGCGGTGACCATCGGAGAAAAGCAGGATGCTTGCGGCGGGGTTTCTCTCACGACGGTCCTCGATAACCTTAGCAGCCTTCTTAAGCGAGTCGGTGGCGCAGGTGGCTCCACCGTCCAACGAGACGATTGCATCAATAATTCTACGAGCGGATCTCCTGCCAGCAGTGGTCATTCTACGCAGCGGCAACAGCCGTTTCGACGTCGTGGAGAAGGCCACGATGGACAAGCGGTCGGCGGCGGAAAGAGATGAGACCACCGTTCTCATCACTCTCTTCATCAGCTGTACTGTAACCAAATCGATAGGAGCTCTACGCAGAGGCGCCGCCGGGGCTTTGAGTTTTAAAACGACAGCGTAAGTCTCGCTCGTCTTCCCAACTGAAACCACCGCCGTTTCCGACAACAGAGAGACCTCCACATTCCTTGTTGTCTTCGTCATCTCAGCTGGAACAACATTGTTTGCCACGAAGAAACCGGGGAATTCCTCACTTTCCTCTTCGGTCTCATCTGATTCGGGTATAGGATTGAAGCGGGCACCCGAAGTGGGAGAAGACAGTGGCTCATCATCATTATAGACCTTCAAAACGCTTCTTTTATCGTTCTTGGAGTTGGAATCTCTCGCCGGTGTATCGCCTCTCTTTTGGCCTTGCTGGTGCAAGGGTTTCTGGTGATGATCATCACTGAAAAGATGCATTTCCTTCCATGTGAAGTTGCAAACGGGGCACGAGAGGGATCCCTGCTTCTTCACGTGCGCCGCGATACATGGAAAATGGAAGCTGTGGCTGCACTCCGCCGTGAATATGGCCGTCCCTTGTCCTGTTTTCACGCTCTGTAAGCATATCCCACACCTACTCTGCTAGCAGTAGAGTTTTCCAGGTAAAATAATTAGCGAATGATGAAAAATGCAACTAGTCAAAAAACTTACAACTAAAATCCACTGTTCAAAACTGAAAACCAAACAGCTTCAGCTTTCCACAACATCCATATCATAAAGACTATACCTTTGAGAGGCGCAGGCTGGTTTTGATCAAAGAAAAGGTGGAGGGAGAGCGAGGTGAAGAAGGAGCGGAGCGGTGGTGAAAGAGTCTAGGACTATTTCTGGTTTTGCATTGAAGTCTTGGGCTATGTGGCTCCGACTGGCTGGGCACTGCGGCATTAGGCTGCGCCACCACTGACTCAGAGTTGGTTCTACAGCGGAGGGCCAGGCCAGACACAGGCTGAGACTGGAGGCGCGGCGTAGAGGGGTTGGAGAAAAACCCACCAAATCTGGAGGCCAGCCTGGGACTGGGATCCGATTTGTCTTTGATGATTGGGGAGTCCGGGTCTTTATCCTTGGGGATTGAAGTGCAAAATGCTCGTCGCCAACCCAAAACCATATTGTCAGCAGCGTCGCTTCTATTTCTGCAAGTAaactatgttttttttatatcttgaaCTCTGATTCGAGACAGAAGCTTGAAGGgttgttgatttctttaagcTGAAAGCTGCTAcgaggatgatgatgaggagtAAAAGATGTTTAGTGGAATTGGATTTGGTATTGGAGGAGACAAAGGGAGTGAGGAGGTGGAGAAGATAGAAGAGAGAGGTAacagaggaaaaaagaaagacataTCCaagtagaaaaatagaaatagcAAACAAGACAAAGCgaaacaaaacacacacacacacacctacTACTATGCCCTCTCTTCACAATCTCAATTCCCCtctattaagaaaaaaatacatgtatgagtaggaaggagaagagagagaggaagggAGGcataattaacccaaaaagaTCACTGCAAAAAGCTCCAAAAACTATCATATGTGAAATCACTCTCTCTCACTCACCTCCTCCAaccttatttaattataggaaTCTGTTGTTTTCTACgagggaaaaatataaaaatttatgggGGGGTGGGTTTTTGGGTAATAGAAAAATGACCGGCAGGTGGAGGTTTTAATTGAAGTCAACCTGCAAAGAGATATCCAGAGGCAGAGA is a window from the Sesamum indicum cultivar Zhongzhi No. 13 linkage group LG15, S_indicum_v1.0, whole genome shotgun sequence genome containing:
- the LOC105177867 gene encoding uncharacterized protein LOC105177867 isoform X2, translated to MVLGWRRAFCTSIPKDKDPDSPIIKDKSDPSPRLASRFGGFFSNPSTPRLQSQPVSGLALRCRTNSESVVAQPNAAVPSQSEPHSPRLQCKTRNSPRLFHHRSAPSSPRSPSTFSLIKTSLRLSKSRCGICLQSVKTGQGTAIFTAECSHSFHFPCIAAHVKKQGSLSCPVCNFTWKEMHLFSDDHHQKPLHQQGQKRGDTPARDSNSKNDKRSVLKVYNDDEPLSSPTSGARFNPIPESDETEEESEEFPGFFVANNVVPAEMTKTTRNVEVSLLSETAVVSVGKTSETYAVVLKLKAPAAPLRRAPIDLVTVQLMKRVMRTVVSSLSAADRLSIVAFSTTSKRLLPLRRMTTAGRRSARRIIDAIVSLDGGATCATDSLKKAAKVIEDRRERNPAASILLFSDGHRSGPRVTSSRFSHLEIPVHSVNLSACLNAPPDDTFAKCITGLFSVVMQDLKVQLGFVTGSAPAEISAVYSYTGKPSFVGSGSSWCRVGDFYSEEERELLIELKVPSSLGGAHRHLSVRCSYKDPSTQETIYDKERPLLIPRPRAVGSSTRDIQRLRCLFVTTRAVAESRRLAERNDAAGAHHMLASARALVLQSGSGCGEEFVRGLEAELAELNWKRQDAQFPPRRRYNHERETAFPDEKAEPLTPTSAWRAAERLAKVAIMRKSLNRVSDLHGFENARF
- the LOC105177867 gene encoding uncharacterized protein LOC105177867 isoform X1 — translated: MVLGWRRAFCTSIPKDKDPDSPIIKDKSDPSPRLASRFGGFFSNPSTPRLQSQPVSGLALRCRTNSESVVAQPNAAVPSQSEPHSPRLQCKTRNSPRLFHHRSAPSSPRSPSTFSLIKTSLRLSKQSRCGICLQSVKTGQGTAIFTAECSHSFHFPCIAAHVKKQGSLSCPVCNFTWKEMHLFSDDHHQKPLHQQGQKRGDTPARDSNSKNDKRSVLKVYNDDEPLSSPTSGARFNPIPESDETEEESEEFPGFFVANNVVPAEMTKTTRNVEVSLLSETAVVSVGKTSETYAVVLKLKAPAAPLRRAPIDLVTVQLMKRVMRTVVSSLSAADRLSIVAFSTTSKRLLPLRRMTTAGRRSARRIIDAIVSLDGGATCATDSLKKAAKVIEDRRERNPAASILLFSDGHRSGPRVTSSRFSHLEIPVHSVNLSACLNAPPDDTFAKCITGLFSVVMQDLKVQLGFVTGSAPAEISAVYSYTGKPSFVGSGSSWCRVGDFYSEEERELLIELKVPSSLGGAHRHLSVRCSYKDPSTQETIYDKERPLLIPRPRAVGSSTRDIQRLRCLFVTTRAVAESRRLAERNDAAGAHHMLASARALVLQSGSGCGEEFVRGLEAELAELNWKRQDAQFPPRRRYNHERETAFPDEKAEPLTPTSAWRAAERLAKVAIMRKSLNRVSDLHGFENARF